The sequence below is a genomic window from Sphingomonas crusticola.
CTGGCCGCCGATGCCGCGGTTGATATAAGGCTTGCCCGGAAAATAGCGGGACAGGTCCCACAGATCGGTGATCGAGTCGCCGAGGAAGACGACTCGCTTCTCGCCCATGCGGGGCGGCGGCAGCGCCCGATCGGCGGCGGCATAGAGATAGGTCTCGCCGAAATCGCGGTGCATGGCTGACCAAAGCTTGGTGAGATAATCGGCTTCCCAATGGTTGGTGGGGCGATCCTCGGCGAAGCTCTGCCGCTCGGGCGAGCTTTGATAATAAGCCGGAACCGCCGCGGCGGCGAGCAGCAGGGCAATCATATAGCCGCCTCGGCAAACACCTTTTTGCGCGCGGCGAAGCGGGTGAACAATTGCGGCCATATGGCCGGCGTCGCGGCGGCGGGCAGGTGCGCGCCGAAGCCGTGGCCGGCTTCGTCAAACAGGTGCATTTCGGCGGAGCGATGTTGTTCGAGCAGGGCCTGGTAGAGTGCAATGCTGTTCGCTACCGGCACCAACCCGTCATCCGAGGCGTGCACCAGGAAGACGGGCGGGGTCGTGGCATCGACCCTCCGCTCGACGGAGCGATGGAGCCGGGCCTGTTCGGCCGCATTCGCCCCCAGCAGATTGTCGCGCGACCCGCCATGGGTGAACGGCGCGGACAGGCTGACCACCGGATAGATCAGCCCCGCCACATCGGGCCGCGCCGGCAGGTGATCCGCATCGTCGACGGCGGAATAAACCTGCTCGGTATGACGCGTAGCCAGCGATCCCGCGAGATGGCCGCCGGCCGAGAAGCCGAGCACAGCCACGCGAGCCGGATCGATTGCGAACCGGGCCGCATCGCGCCGGATGACGCGCATCGCGCGTTGCGCATCCTGCAAAGGCACGTCCGCCCGGCCCGCCCAGCCTTCCGCCGGAAGCCGATAGGACAGGATGAAGGCGGTCACGCCGAGCGCGTTGAGCCAGCGCGCCTGGGCCGTGCCTTCGTTGTCGTAAGCGAGGAATTGGTAGCTCCCGCCGGGAATGACGAGGGCCGCCGAACCGTTCGGTTGCGCAGGACGATAGACCGCTAGCTCGGGCCGCGAAATGCCGTAGATCCAGCGATCTGGATGCGCGGGATCGTGCGATTGATCTTCGATCCGGCGGGTGATCGCCGTGCCGATGTCGCCCGGCGGCTTGCCCGGCCAAAGTGCGATCCTTTCCTCAGCCATCGTCGCGTTCGCGCGGTGTGCTTGCACCCCTCCGAGCATCAGCGCCGAGCCCGCCCCCAGCAATGTTCTTCTCGAAAGCTCCATCGTCCATCCTCACTAAGACTAGGCACACTTCTGCCCTTCTCCACCGCCGATTATGAAGCGATATGCACACATGAAAACAGCTTTTATATTTCACAATGGTGTTGGTACGGTTATCGTTTCCGCGGACCGCCAACAATCAAGAGCGGGTAAGGAGGGTTGGGTGACACGATCCGGCGTCCATAAAGATGGCTGAACCGGGCAGTGTCGTGAGCCGACGTGCGCTCGTGCTGGTCACCGGCTTATTCTTACTCTGGGGGGTCGCCAACAATCTGAACGACGTGCTGATCGCGCATTTCCGGCATGTCTTCATCCTTAGCGACTTTCAGTCCGGCCTGGTCCAGTCGGCCTTCTATCTCGGTTATTTTTGCTTCGCGGTGCCCGCCGCGCTGACGATGGCGCGCTTCGGCTATAAGACGGCGGTGATCGCCGGCCTTGGCCTGTTCGCGGCCGGCGCAGCTTTGTTCTGGCCAGCAGCGCTCGCCTCCAGTTACCCGTTCTTCCTGTTCGCATTGTTCGTGATCGCGAGCGGCCTCGCCTTCCTCGAAACGGCGGCCAATCCGATGGTGGCAAGCCTCGGCCCGCCCGCGAGCGCGGAACGCAGGCTCAATTTCGCGCAGGCGTTCAATCCGCTCGGGTCGATCACCGGCGTCGCCTTGGGCGCATGGCTGATCCTGCCCGGGGCCGCTGTCGCGGACGGGGGAGGAGATCCCCTGCGCAACGTGCTGCTTCCCTACAGCCTGATCGTGGTGGTCGTGCTGCTATGGGCGGTCTTGCTGGCCTTCACCCCCTTCCCCGCCGTCGCAACCGAGGAGCGGCGACCGCATCCCTTATCCGAATATGCGGCATTGCTTCGGCGCCCCCGTTATCTCGCGGGGGTGTTCGGCCAGTTTGCCTATGTCGGCGCGCAAGTCGGCGTGTGGAGCTATCTCATCCGTTATGTCGAGGCGGCAGTGCCGGGGACCGGGCAACGCCAGGCGGCCTGGCTGCTGACGCTGTCGCTCGCCCTGTTCATGCTCGGCCGCTTCGTGGGTGCCGCCTTGTTGACGCGCGTGCGCGGCGCACCGCTGATGCTGGCGTTCGCGGCCGCCGATGTCCTTCTCTGCGTGGTAGCCGCATCCGCCGGCGGTGCGGTTGGCGTGGCGGCGCTGGTCGCGACCAGCCTGTTCATGTCGATCATGTATCCCACCATCTTCGTGCTGACGCTGCGCGACCTAGGCCCGCTGACCAAGAGCGGTGCGGCGATGGTGGTGATGGCGATCATCGGCGGGGCGGTGTTCACGGCATTGATGGGCCTGGTATCCGACCGGACCCATTCGATCGCATTCGCAATGCTGGTGCCAGCCGGTTGCTTCGTCGTGGTCGCCTTGTTCGCAGCGCTGCATCTGCGCGATGGCCGCCACGCTTGATCGACGCGCACGTCCATATCTGGCGGCTGGGCGGAAACGGCTGCACATGGCCACCGCGTGATCTGGCTGCGATTCATCGCGATCATGATCTGCGCGAGGTGGAGCGTCTGATCGCGGGCACTGGCGTCGAAGGAATCGTGCTGGTGCAAAGCCAGGAAAGCGGGCTCGACACGGAATGGCTGCTGGCTGAGGCCGCCGACGCGCCGATCGTGGCAGGCGTGGTTGGGTGGATCGATCCGGCGGAGGAGGACGTGGCAAGGCGGGTCGCAGAGCTGGCGGAGTTGGGACCGCTGGTTGGGCTGCGGGTGATGGCGCAGGATCGCGTGCCTGATTGGCTCGCGGCGCCGCAGCTCCATGGTCCGTGCGCCTGCCTGTCCGACCGAAATCTCGCGCTCGATCTGCTGATCCGACCGCAGCATCTTGCCGCCAGCATCGCACTAGCCGCGCGCTTCCCGACGCTGCGGATCGTGATCGACCACGGCGCCAAGCCGCGCATCGCCGAGCAGGGCCTGGCGGCATGGCGCCAAGCGATGGCACCGGCCGCGGATCGTCCCAACCTGTTCTGCAAGCTTTCCGGGCTGGCCACCGAGGCGCCGCCCGGCCGGCCGTTGGCGGAGCTGGCACCTTATGTCGCGACACTGCTCGACCTATTCGGGCCGGAGCGGCTGATCTGGGGGAGCGACTGGCCTGTGCTCAACCTGGCGAGCGATTATCGCGCCTGGCTCGATTTCGCCCGCAGCGCCA
It includes:
- a CDS encoding alpha/beta hydrolase, yielding MELSRRTLLGAGSALMLGGVQAHRANATMAEERIALWPGKPPGDIGTAITRRIEDQSHDPAHPDRWIYGISRPELAVYRPAQPNGSAALVIPGGSYQFLAYDNEGTAQARWLNALGVTAFILSYRLPAEGWAGRADVPLQDAQRAMRVIRRDAARFAIDPARVAVLGFSAGGHLAGSLATRHTEQVYSAVDDADHLPARPDVAGLIYPVVSLSAPFTHGGSRDNLLGANAAEQARLHRSVERRVDATTPPVFLVHASDDGLVPVANSIALYQALLEQHRSAEMHLFDEAGHGFGAHLPAAATPAIWPQLFTRFAARKKVFAEAAI
- the fucP gene encoding L-fucose:H+ symporter permease; this translates as MAEPGSVVSRRALVLVTGLFLLWGVANNLNDVLIAHFRHVFILSDFQSGLVQSAFYLGYFCFAVPAALTMARFGYKTAVIAGLGLFAAGAALFWPAALASSYPFFLFALFVIASGLAFLETAANPMVASLGPPASAERRLNFAQAFNPLGSITGVALGAWLILPGAAVADGGGDPLRNVLLPYSLIVVVVLLWAVLLAFTPFPAVATEERRPHPLSEYAALLRRPRYLAGVFGQFAYVGAQVGVWSYLIRYVEAAVPGTGQRQAAWLLTLSLALFMLGRFVGAALLTRVRGAPLMLAFAAADVLLCVVAASAGGAVGVAALVATSLFMSIMYPTIFVLTLRDLGPLTKSGAAMVVMAIIGGAVFTALMGLVSDRTHSIAFAMLVPAGCFVVVALFAALHLRDGRHA
- a CDS encoding amidohydrolase family protein translates to MIDAHVHIWRLGGNGCTWPPRDLAAIHRDHDLREVERLIAGTGVEGIVLVQSQESGLDTEWLLAEAADAPIVAGVVGWIDPAEEDVARRVAELAELGPLVGLRVMAQDRVPDWLAAPQLHGPCACLSDRNLALDLLIRPQHLAASIALAARFPTLRIVIDHGAKPRIAEQGLAAWRQAMAPAADRPNLFCKLSGLATEAPPGRPLAELAPYVATLLDLFGPERLIWGSDWPVLNLASDYRAWLDFARSAIPEADRAKVFGGTASLCYRLDR